The Dermochelys coriacea isolate rDerCor1 chromosome 13, rDerCor1.pri.v4, whole genome shotgun sequence genome includes the window CCCTTAAAATTGTACACCTTACGGCAATGGGATAGTAGCTCTTAAAATCTTTTCCTGTCTGGTGCTGTTCGATAAGAAAGCAGCAGGAAGTGGGGAAACCACAGACTTTCAGTtggaatttaaaatgaaagagaaactCCATGTGGTTTTCACAGATGACCACAACTGCCGCTGGAACTAAGAGCTGCTAGATCTCTGTCCTTCAAAAACTCTGCTACCGTGACTTGCTCAGTAGTGGGTATAGTAACTTCTATCTCATCCCCCTACCTGCATTATCAACTCCCAGTCATTGTACAGGGCACCACATGCTCTCACTTCCTGACCCTTTTCTCCTTCCGTCTGGTCACTATGCAATAGACttctctgtctccttccccaAGTTCTGCTGCCCTCGGGGACCACTGCACCAAGGAATTCCTGTTCCCTCTCGGCCATTGCAAATCGGTGGCAGATTAGGATTAGAATCCAGATCACCTCCCTCCCTGTCCAGTATTGTCACCGATATCAGATAGCTATACTGTAGCTCAGATGATACGCTGTGGCTCCAACAAAAGTTGTGGGTTTGTTACAGAAATAACTGGGGTGGGGTTCTCTGCAGTGTTTAACACAGAGGGGCACAGTGATCTCAGAATTGTGTTTCTGGCCTCAAAAATCTGTGACTCTGTCCTCCATTTTCCTTAAAACACGAGTGCTCCAGTTCAACATTTCAGCTGCATGCAGGACCCCCTGGGAAGGATTGCCTCACATAATGGTCCTTTCtaccattgaaatccatgggtcATTATTATTGGCATTTTAGTAACACCTGAAGggtcccaaccaagatcagggttcCAGTGTGTCAGGTGCTGCCCATACACACATCAGGAGAGAGGCCTTGCATTGAAGagatttcagtttaaaccaacaAGCCCAACAAAGGAATCAGAGACAGGGGAAGTCACTTGATTCTCTTCACATTGGGGCAAAGCCTGGAGCAGAACCAAAATTTCCTGATTCCCCCTGCAGTGGCCTGACCAGCAGACCATGCTGCTTTCCGATCACAAACTGATTTGAAGAACACAAGTTAAAACTGCAGAGACCAAAGCCCCAAATCTCTCAGGGTAAAATCCAACCCTTTGGAGAGGCAGCAGTGGAAGGCCTGTTCCCCAAGGAACCCGTGCTCTGAGGACGGAGGTGGGACTCCATGGAAGCTTAGGGCCTTTTACTGTCCTTATGCCCCAGGATAAAGTTCATGCAGGACAGAGATGGGAGGCCAGTTCCCTGAGGGATATTGTAGGAGAGGAAGCCAGGCAACGATTACTGTGTATTTCTGGAACAGTGGTAAGTAGTGGTGTCTGCAGCTGTGAGACTGTTTATCTTTAGCCTGACAGTGGCGCCGCTggtcagggccggattaaccttttgtgggcctggcgccaAACGTATTTGTGGGTCCCCATGGAGGCAGTGGAGCCTGGTGCAGGGAGGTCGGTCCCTGGAatgaggggccagccaggggcaatgggacatggcatggcaggggcagccccactccacccagcccagtgcgagggcactattCACAAACCGGAAGTTGCCAGACACACAGTAACCTCCCTGGCCCTGTGCGatcagcatgccccttcccctcgggggtgggcccatgctgcgccacaccccccccccagcccaacctCCCCCGACTcactatgcccagcacccccccagacCCACCCATAAATGCCCAGAACCCTGCGCAACACAacccctgcccagcgcccccctgCCCACAACCCCActacaactgcccagcaccccgcacagaacccccactccctagtgacCAAATACACATGTCTTCCCTgtcccctcacagcccagcacccccagactccccagagacccactcctccaagccctgcctcctgaccacactcaccggccctgctgggaggcgactttgtctgccgggctgagccagcagcgcagccagggctggtcccaagttgcacttgcctggaggggcccaacCAAGCCCTCTGCATTGTTCCCCCTCCACCTGAGACTGGCCAGGAGTGCCAAGGAGTGTCTGCACCAGTGCCAGGaggctcagctctggggagacaggcGGGGCCCCACAGGCCTggagccagaggtgcactggggtctggccagggggaagagaggagcaggaggtggggcaagggGTGTAGAGGAGCCCTCGGTGGGCAGGGTGAGCCTGCCGGGTCTTGGGGCTCAGTGCAAGTGGAGCAtgccggggccccttctgagcatgggcccggctccatggcTCCACTagtgccattgtaaacccggcacTGCCGCTGGTGGATGGGATAACCTGTCCTTTGAACTCATCCACAATGTAGATGGTGAAACCTGATCTGAAGGCTGCTAGCCAGACCAGAATTTTCCCAGGGACTTGTCGGATCCAGTTCAAATGGTGAGCATTGATATTATACCCAGAGACGACACAGTCCAGGGTAAGGgaacttcctggctctgcctgggCAGAACTCGGCTGGGTTAAAGTGACTGCGGCCACGCAACCTGTAAAAGAACCAGAACAGAGATATTATTATATCACATCCAACCAGGGAATTCATCTTATTTGCAATACACATTTCAGAGGACACTGCAAGACGCTGCCGCTCTGCAATGAGCAGTTACAAAATAATCAGCCTACATGAGCAGCTTTTCCTAATCCTGCTCATTGACAGATTGGTTTGGTGCTTAACCAATGGCTCAGTGATGTCATCAGTTCCTGgtatataagaaaaaaacacaaGTCCTTACATGAGGCTGTATCTCGCTGCTCACCTGAGAAGATGAATCACAAGATAATACAAAGACAATATAAAACCAGCGTGACTGCTGATGACCTTTGCTTTAGCACAGTGGGTTGGTGCCACTGATTTCCTCCAAAGCTACAAGACAGTTATCACCCCAAGTGCTTATATCCTCCGAGGCAGGCAAATGATTTTGCATTTCAGAAATTTCCCTTCTCCAATCTGTCTGtcctctctcccttccacctACCCATTTGtttgtggttagagcagtggagtGGGACACTGGTGATCTGTCTTcaggctgggatttttcaaagctgcctaaagaAGTGAGGTCCCCAACTCCCtatgaaattcaatgggaattgggtgcctaattcccttggGCTCCTTTGTAAACCTCTATTATCAGCGCCACCACATACTCAAGGTGTGACTGGAATAGAGGGAGTACTCTAATGAATCAGACCTGTCCATCTAGCCAACACTGGCCAATGCAAAATTATTGGAAGGAAAGTGCACGACAGACCCTAGTAGTCAGTTATGGAAAAACCTATCCACAGGGTAATTTTCTTCTAAACCCTGGTGCATAAATGGTGGCTTGTTCACACAGAACAGCAGAGACCATGTACAATTCACTCATTCTTAACTCCCTATTCCAGCCGCAAACCACAGCCAGCAATGGCTTGTGATCAGATACTAATGTGATGGAAGCCATGGAAGATTCTAAACAGAAGGTTCACTTTGGACTTAGTTTACAAATTAAcaaattaattaacaaaaaagTTTCACCATAAAAGTGTTGTAAATTATAAGGATTTCATATACACTGAGTAGTGACTTAACTCCATTAAGACTACGCAAAGAGTAACAGGCCCAATTCTTCTCATTCACTCACAAGAATGGcccacattgggtcagaccaaaggtccagctagcctaatatcctgtcttccgacagtggccaatgccaggtgccccagaagaaaagaacagaacaaggaatcatcaagtgatccatccctgtcacccattcccaacttctggcaaacagaggctaggtgtGAGTCAGGAATAAGTCCCCTGGGGAAACTTGGACTTCTCCTCTCATCCTGTtgcaaatcaggagtaaaatGCAGATTTCCAGAAGGTATATAGatgcctactgggattttcagaagcatctgaGCAACTAAAACTCGAGGGGTTAGGCAGCGTGGCATTTCCAAATGCATTCAGAATTGCCTGAATCCCTTTAAAAATAGAGCCCTAAATACTTTGGAATCAAGGTGAGTTATTCttttctatgggtatgtctacactacccaccagatcggcaggcagcgatcgatcccgtggggatcgatttatcgcatctagtctagatccggtaaatcgacccccgagcgctcccCGTCGACTCCTGCACTCCAGCTccgcgagaggtgcaggcagagtcaacgggggagcagcagcagtcgactcacctcggtgaagacaccgcggtgagtcgaTCCAAGTACGTCGACTTTAGccacgttattcatgtagctgaagttgcataactcagattgattcctcctccccccccaagtgtagaccaggccttattcaCCTCCGTGTaaagcaggagtaactccattgaggGTCAGTGGGACTGAGTCTCATTGGAAACTCCATTGACTCGTTAGGGCTAAATCTCCAGTCACTCATTCTCATATAAATCTGGAGTACTTCTATGGGAATCAGTTAGGCAGTTCTCCTCTCCTCATCCAGGTGTGAAATCAGGAGAAATTCTAGAGTTAAACCAATGTAGGTGGAAGAAGCATTAGTTGCAATGGACCTACTCATACAGGACTTTGACATGAGTAATGGGAACAAAATTTCACCCTACACTAGCATTGTCTTAATTTGAAATATTAGAGGAGTTACAGGGAAGCCTATGGCTTTGCACCAATTTAGCATCTGACCCTTTAACTTCAAATCCTTTTATCAGAATAATTTCTCTTTAACCAAACTCGATATAGCATGAAGGCCTCAAGCTTAGCCAAAACTACGCAATCCACTAAAGCATTATTTCGTAAGGCCTTTTATTTATCCTCCCAAAATGTTACagtataaaaatagaataatatttgtgaaaatctcttCTTCTGAACAGTGCTGGTTACGAAGATGGCAGTCAATGGGGAGAGTTTAGAATTTCAGCTGTGACTTGGGATGAAATGGAAAGGCCATGTGGTTTGCAGCAATGAGAGCCCCTGAAATCTCAGAAGTCCATCCTTGAGAACTTCTCTACCACCGTGTGCTCATTAATGACTATACAGGAAAGGCATATAGCTCTCTGTGCCAACATATAATTGAACAGGACAGCCACAAGGGtaaagttctttggcctgtgctctacaggtggtcagactcgatggtcccttttggccttaaaatccattCATTACCTTCCGCGCTCTCTAACATCAGTGCAGTCGCTCAACCGCAAGCTGTGGTGCTGGATGCAGGAATAGCTGTGCTGCattctctggcctgcgttatgcaggtgattagatttcagagtagcagccgtgttagtctgtatttgcaaaaagaaaaggagtacttgtggcaccttagagactaacaaatttatttgaccataagcttttgtgcatccgatgaagtgagctgtagctcacgaaagcttatgctcaaataaatttgttagtctctaaggtgccacaagttctccttttctttttgcaggtgaTTAGAATAGATGATTCTAATGATCTGGCCTTAAAATACATGAATCTACTAATTACTATTTTTGCTTGTACTAAAACCGGCATGGCCCATAAGTACAGCAAGCAACAGGCCTGGCTCTGAAGAGCTTATCATTTAAAACTGACAAGAAGCCCTGAGGGTGGGAAAGGGAAGGGGCAGGTAGGTAGACGTGAATTACCTCAGGCCACACCACAGAGCAATGGGTCAGAACTCAGCTAGCCTGACCCCTAGCACAGTGCTCTAGCCAATAGATCACGGTGCCTCCTTAGGCAGTATGTTACGGTAAGGCCACAAGATTCATTTTTTGAGGGTGAAGTTCACCCCTGTGCCGGGGGCTCATCCTATGGCCTATTTAACCCCAGGATCTTATTTTGAGGGCTGCACTGGGACTCTTGTAATGTGCAGGCTTTGCCAGAGGGCTGAATTTCCTGCAGCGAgagatgtgctcagtgagaggaGCCCCTTGCCCTAGAGGTTACTGTAGGAGAGGAAGCTGGGGAGCCAGCACTGTGTTTCTCGTGCACAGTAGTAGGTGGCCATGTCTGCAGCTGTCAGTCCATCTATCTTTAGCCTGGCAGTGGATCCGCTGGTGGATGGGGTTACCCGTCCTTTGAATTCATTAGCGGTAATGGTGGCGTAACCTGTTCTGAAGGCTGTAACCCAGACCAGACCTTTCCCAGGAGCCTGACGGACCCAGTGGAGATGGTGGTCATTGATGTTATACCCAGACACGACACAAGTCAGGGTTATGGAACTCCCTGGCTTTGCATGGACAGAACTTGGCTGGGTTAAAGTGACTGCAGCCATGGAGCCTGTTAAAGAAACACAGAGGAATGATCCTATCCCATCACACCCAATGAGCCAGCTAATCTCCGACAGAcctttcagaggaaggtgcaaaacacCTTGGAAGTGGGCTGTTACAAAGTAAACCTGCCAGAGATTGGTGTAAGAACAAAAGGATTGACCCACTGATGTCATCAGCCCCTGGAGACATGAAAAATCCCAACATTACAAGAGGCTGCACCTCGCTGCTCACCTGACAAGATGCACCAGGCCATAACGCAAAGACAACGTAGCCAGAGCATGACTGCTGCTGACCTCTGCTTTAGCACAATGGGTTTGTGTCAAATATTCCCGCTGACTAACAAGGCAGGTATCACCCCATGTTCTTATATCCCTCGAGGCAGGCAAATGATTTTGCATTTCAGAAATTTCCCTTCTCCCGTCTAtctgtccccaccccctctccctccacccagtGTCTTGTGGTGAAAGCACAGGACTCCGCATCTGGAGATTTGACTTCAGGCAGGAACGTGGAAAAGTGTTTAACGGACAGATGCCCAAACCTGACTGAAATTCAATCACAGCTGGGTATCTAAAATCCCCTTATACTACTTTGAAACCTCCAGCCCTTACATAAGAACATatgtaagaatggccacactgggtcagtcagactaaaggtccatctagcccagtatcctgtctcccaacagtggccagtgccaggtgccccagagggaatgaacagaacagggaatcatcaaatgttccatcccctgtcgcccattcccagcttgtggcaaacagaggctagagacaccttccctgcccatcctggctaatagccactgagaacctatcctccatgaatttatctatttctttgtttaatcctgttatagtcttggccttcacaacatcctctggtaaagagttccacaggttaactgttcattgtatgaaaaaatactcccttttgttttaaacctgctgcctatgaatttcatttggtgacccctagttcttgtgttatgagaaggagtcaataacacttccttatctactttctctacaccagtcatgattttatagacctctatcatatccccccttagtcgtctctttctcaagctgaaaagtccctgtcttattagtctttcctcatacggaagccgttccagacctctcatcattttggttgcccttttctgaaccttttccaagtccaatagatctttttttgagatggggcaaccacatctgcatgcagtattcaagatgtgggcgtaccatggatttatatagaggcaataggatattttctgtcttattatctacccctgtcttaatgattcccaacattctgttaccAACATACTCTGAGAGTGACAGGAACAGAGGAATTTCCCAGTGCGTTAGATCAGTCCATCTAGGCCAACGTAAAAAAAGATTCCAAGAAAGGCTGAAGCGAGACCCTAGTTTTCACTTGGGGAACAGCCCCACTGTAGTTGAATTTTCTTCCAAACCCTGGTCAGTTAGTGTTTGGCTTGTTTCCACCAAACAGTGGAGACCGTTGACAATTCACTCAGTCTGTCTTAAATTTCCATCTCTGAAATGGAGACCGCCATAGTTTCCTACCACCCATGGGAGTTgtaaagataaattcattaacgTTTGAGAGGTGCCGAGATACTACAATGGTGGAGAGCGTGGATGTTCCAAAACAGCAGGTTATCTCTGAGGTCTGTCAAACCAGGGAAACGTTGGgttatgtgatacagcatggccagagggcagcaggagggtgATAGAGGGGAGATATGTAAGCCCCAGGATGAtgagagccttattccctgtagagggaagagaggttgctatagattaattagagcacctgaagccaattagagcatcTGATAacccgccccgctcccccccccccccccgccgcttcAGTCTGAcagttggaggagttgaagcagagtggtttggtgttggagcagagagcagtttgaaggagagcagtttggagggaagcagaggagagtttggagaagttcTGTGGTGGGCCAGAAGACCAATACCCTAGTTAAAGGGaaacctggcttgtgcagagcaGATGGACTCCACAGACACAAAGCGTTGGGAGGAACCTGGCCCAAGCAGAGGGAggacaggaagccccacaagctgaagggccgGAAAGAGAAGTAGCCCAGAAAAGGAAttgctagttcaagtggtttaccgctatccctagggcccctgggctgggtccctcctgctccactccccttctctgggaTACTAGTGGGACAGTTGATACCGCAGATCAGGGgcgagaaatggtgccctgaacccccttgccccccatccccacaagaAGAGAAAGCATGGGACACATCacagtagtgctggcaatttgccacagtaattaatgaaagaaaaagcttagctacaaaaaaaaagtatattagaAGTCTTCATAATTTAGAATTGAGTGGTAACTTACAACTCCTCATTTTACTCAGCCCAGTTTGAACTAGGAGTAACTCCACAGGTGTCAGAGGATCAGAGTCTCATTTCAGCCCAGTGTAAATCTAATCATGGAGAAAAGTACTATTTGATATGAGTAATGGTAAACAGAATCTCACCCCATGTTAGCACTGTcaccatttgaaatgtaaaatcaACATGAACATTTAAGTCTAGAATTTCTACCCACCTGGAGTAGAAATGTAGttgtactgaagtcaacagcGCTACACCCATTTACTCCAAGTGAGGATCTGCTCCCTTAACTTTCCCCTTCGATTCCTCTGTAACAAGAATTTCCCTTTTAACCTTGGTGACAAGCGAGGAAAGGGGTCCCCATGCTGAGCCAGACTCTTCCAAGCTGTGCAATGCCCTCGAGTTCTATTTTGGAGAAGTTTTCATTCAAACTTTCCATTCCCAAAATTGTTTTCAGCACAAAGACAGTGTAGTGCCTGCAAAAACCTCTCCCCGTCTGACACTCCGTGAGGAAGTAAGCAGGAAATGGGGGAGACAGGCCTTCAGCTGTGTCTTTCTATGAAATTGAAAGTCTGTGTGGTTTTCAGACATGACTGCAGCTGTGGAAGAAAATGAGAAGAGCCACTAAAAGACACACAGAGCTCGGCTGCCATCATGTGCTCATTCATGGATGTTGCTGTTTCCGTCTCATTCCTCTGCGCCTGCTAACGAATCATGAGGGGCCATTGTAGAGAACAGCCTCGGGCTGGCCAGTCCTACCCCTGGGCTGAAAGCATGTGAGGCATTACACCCTATCGCCTCCCTGCCTCATGCCATGCAGCAGCCATTGTACAGAAGGGCCGTAAGTTACTTGTTCTTGGCTCTTGCACGATGAGGGTAGAATGGGGATTGAACCCCAAATTCCTCACTCCTAGTCTAGCAGTGTCACCAATATCAGACGCACATGCCATAGCTCGAAAAGTACCCCATCATTCTAACAGAGCGCATGgccttgatgcagaaattactggctTAGGTTCTCTGAAGTGTGTTATGCAGATATTGTGAATGGTTTTTCCTGGCCTCAAAATCGATGCCTATCCTCCAGGTGCTTTGACTTTAGTGCTCTAGGGAATTCCCTAAGGCTGCCCCATGCCTTGGGGGAAGGCTTGTGAGTTCCAGTGAACCAGAGAGCTACAAGGGCAGGAGTTTCTCTTCTGCTAGGGCCATCCCAGTTGGACAGGTCAAAGAGTAGGGACCAGGCAAAGAGCAGTCCGTTGTCAGGGAAGACCAGACGCCTTATCCCTGGGAGACAGCTGGTCTAGGAGAAGACAGGCTCTGTATTCAAACCAGGACTGGCTGGCTCGCTAGCCAGTCATGGTCCACAGACTTCACTGGAGCAGCCGTTTTCTGCTCCAGGCTGCGGTGGTGTTAGCAAGCCAGCACCAGCTCTGGGCTGCGGTTGCTTTGGCCCTCAGTGGGTTCTGCATGCGTctgtgtggtggaggcacaacaAAGGACTGCATGTGTTGGTCAGCCCAACCGCTACAACCTTCTGCAGCGGTGGGCAAAATGGCCAGCAAGGCTGAGAGCTCATGCCTAGCCCTGCACCACCCTGCACTGCTTTAAACATCTCCTTGTGCTGGTCTACAGGCCTTACCACCCACAGTCTCCTCAGATTACTGGGCTGGCGGCAGGAGGCGCTGCATGAGACACTttggcctgggttatgcaggaggtcagatttgaTGCACGTAATGGTCCTTTCGACAATTAAAAACCCAGATCATTACTATTTGGGTCTCTGCAACAGTTGGAGGCTGTAAAACAAGTCTGTGCTCTCCTGTGCCAGAGGCTACACACACAGTGGTTGATTAGCCACAGGGCCgatggggcccatgcccagggggcCCAGCCAACTGGGGGGCCCTGGCAGCAGAAGCCCAGAGTCCCAGCTGCCAGGCAGGTGGGGCAGACCACTGCGCCCTGACCCTGTTCCCCGGGAGGCAGGAGAAGCACCAGCGCCCTGACCCTGGTCCCCTGCAgaagcaggggaagccccagcatcCAGACCCCAACATCCaggccctgggactggaggagctttCACCCCCCATTGCATCCTGGGTCTGTAGTGTGAggacagagcttctctggtcttggtgctgcagtgggggtgggggagaaagatcAAAAGAGGTTGCAGGGTTGCAGGGGGGTGGGTGAAATGGGGGGACCCTGGGTGGAACAGGGGTGAGGGACAGAatgaggggggctgtggggggcagtgtgcAGGAGAGGCGGAACTGGGGCAGAAGGGGTGTGGTGAGGTGCCTCCcatgggttctggcccagggccccaggaagtCTTAATCTGCCTCTATTCCTGTATGTATGCACAAACAGACAGTCCTGCCTTCGAGGAGTGAAAACAAACAGGACagagaaaggaaactgaggcagctgaGATCAAGGGCACACTCTGGCTCAGTGGACAAGCCTGGAACAGAAACCAAGTGTCCTGATTTGCTAGGCAAGAACTCAGCCAGGAGGTCATGCTGCCTCCAGGCTTGCACCAGTTGGAAAAATTGGAGGTGAAAATTACCGTCCCTGAGCCTGAAATGAAGCCCTGTGCCAAAGCAGCAGGGTGGCCAGGCACCACTGAAGATGGATTTGGATTCCAGTGGTGCATGGACCTTTTGCTGCACCTTCTGCCCCGGGGGGGAATTCCCCGCAGAGAGAGATATGCTTAGTGAGACTGAGGCCAGTTCCAGGGGGATATTGTAAGAGAGGAAGTTAGGCGGCGATCACTGTGTCTGGAACAGTAGTAAGTAGCCGTGTCTGCAGCTGTGAGCCTGTCTATCTTTAGCCTGCCAGTGGAGCCGCTGGTGGAGGGGGTGACACGGCCTTTGAAGTCATTAGAAATGTAGGTGGTGCCTCCTGTTTTGAAGGCGGCTATCCACACCAGGCCTTTTCCCTGGGTCTGGCGGGTCCAGTGCATGTGGTGGTCATTGATCTCGTACCCAGAGGCAACACAGTCCAGAGTGATGGAACTGCCTGGCTTCGCAAGTGCAGAACTCGGTTGGGTCAAACTTATGGCACCCACAGAACCTGTTAAACAAAGACCAGAAAATTATAAAGGGAATTGCCACTTCAGATAACCCAATGGAGGCTTCCCAATCCAGCTCTCTGACAAGTCTCAGTGCTCAGTTCTTCAGGGGGTGCTCCTCAATTCAGTCAAGGTACTAAAAAAACCCTACACTGTACCCAGTGCTGGCCACTACTCCTTACCTGGCAAGGAGCACCACACGAGAATGCAAACACAGCGTAACAGCATCATGCCTGCCGAAGGAGCTAAGCTTAGGACAAGTCACGTATACTTGGTCAGCTCTCCCCCAAGATGATCCATggcatttttaaataatcaatgGCAGGCaaattaatttgcatttacaTAGTATCCCAGTGTAATTTTTCACTGTGGAGGAGAGAAAGTGATAATAAGCCTCTCGTGGGCGATGCTATTCAGTGCATGTGTGGAAAGCATTTTGATATTCTAATGGTGAGGCCTCTATCAAAACCTGAatagaataagaaaaggaggacttgtggcaccttagagactaacaaatttattagagcataagctttcgtgagctacagctcacttcatcggatgcagctcacgaaagcttatgctcaaataaatttgttagtctctaaggtgccacaagtactccttttctttttgcgaatacagactaacacggctgctactctgaatagaataagattccaaagccagaaggaacagTGATCGtctggtctgacttcctgtatcatacagaccagagaactgcccccaaataattccttttgaactagagcatatctttaaacaaaacccaaccttgatttttaaactgccagtgattgagaatccaccactgcccttggtaaattgttccagtagaaTTACatgatataagaacataagaattgccagaATGGATCAGAATGCTAGTTCAGTCTCCCGTTACCTACACTAGTGACTTCTGGACACTTCAGAGctagagctgggtggaaaatgATCAGCGGGAACTGGACAGTTCAgacccttaataataataataaaagtactTCAACTTCATGAATAAAAGTACTGTAACAGATCTAACTAGAGATGGTCAAAAtcactcccctccctgccccccagagaaTCTTGTCACAGAAAAACATTgcatttgatttgtttgtttttttcagtaacCCAAAAAGTGAACTGCAAATCATTCTTCTACAAAAAACATATCAATTTTTGCTTTCTATTTTTCATTAAGAAAACTATGTTATGGAAGTTGAGAAAATTGatatatccttttttaaaatgtcacaagCAGAAacaattcatagatttcaaggcaagaagggagcattgtgatcatctgggtTGACCTCTATCATAACAGACCTGATCTCtcacttttaatttctttattaaaatactACATTATACCAGTCTGACACAGCATATATTTTAGGAAGCTATGCAGTCTTGATTAATAATATTCAACTGCAAGAATTCACTACGTCCCTTAACAAACATGTTAATATTTCCCAAGTCTCTCCCTTGTTTTAAGCTGTGGCCAGAATTGTACATTCCTTGCACTACGTCGCATTTGTATTGCACATGTCCCATTAAATAACTCAATGTAAGGGGAAAAGAACACAGAAATTAGCATCACTGCATTTACTAACACATTCTTTCTTTCAAAATTGAAGCTTTTT containing:
- the LOC122456460 gene encoding uncharacterized protein LOC122456460, whose protein sequence is MLWLRCLCVMAWCILSGCVAAVTLTQPSSAQAEPGSSLTLDCVVSGYNINAHHLNWIRQVPGKILVWLAAFRSGFTIYIVDEFKGQVIPSTSGSAGFTMALVEPWSRAHAQKGPRHAPLALSPKTRQAHPAHRGLLYTPCPTSCSSLPPGQTPVHLWLQACGAPPVSPELSLLALVQTLLGTPGQSQVEGEQCRGLGWAPPGKCNLGPALAALLAQPGRQSRLPAGPVSVVRRQG